In a single window of the Priestia filamentosa genome:
- a CDS encoding BMP family ABC transporter substrate-binding protein, which translates to MNNKKKGLGLLCLLFLLLTGCDNKPHKIEKVGLLIPSTVNDQVWGTKGYTGLVGIQSEFGVDIFYKEKIDSESVIEEAVEEFHKRGVNLVFGHGDIYTPVFNKLGKKYPDMHFVGFNGDAKEDNVTSLNFSAYAMGFFGGMVAGKMTETNQVGIIAAYAWQPEVKGFADGAAFQNKKVNVDIRYVHSWDDVQAASHILNNMLQKNVDVVYPAGDGYNVPLIEELKERNLYSIGFISDQSHFGGNTVLTSTVQDVAHLYVVAAEKFDKGELQSGNAYFDFQDGVVSMGEFSQNIDESFREKIQRDIETYQKTGKLPNEK; encoded by the coding sequence ATGAATAACAAGAAGAAAGGTTTAGGGCTTCTATGCCTTCTTTTTTTGCTTTTAACAGGGTGTGACAATAAGCCACATAAAATCGAAAAAGTGGGTTTGCTTATCCCAAGTACTGTGAATGATCAAGTATGGGGGACGAAAGGTTATACAGGACTTGTGGGTATTCAATCTGAGTTTGGTGTTGATATTTTTTATAAAGAAAAAATAGATTCAGAGAGTGTCATAGAAGAAGCGGTAGAAGAATTTCATAAAAGAGGCGTCAATTTAGTCTTTGGACATGGTGATATTTATACGCCTGTCTTTAATAAGCTTGGAAAAAAGTATCCTGATATGCATTTTGTAGGGTTTAATGGAGATGCAAAAGAGGATAATGTAACAAGTTTGAATTTTAGCGCTTATGCTATGGGTTTTTTTGGTGGCATGGTAGCGGGAAAGATGACGGAGACAAATCAAGTAGGAATCATTGCCGCGTACGCATGGCAGCCAGAGGTAAAAGGGTTTGCTGATGGAGCTGCTTTTCAGAATAAGAAAGTAAATGTTGATATTCGCTATGTTCATAGCTGGGACGATGTGCAAGCAGCATCGCATATTCTTAACAATATGCTTCAAAAAAATGTTGATGTTGTATATCCAGCAGGGGATGGCTATAATGTTCCACTTATTGAAGAATTGAAAGAAAGAAACCTTTATTCAATTGGATTTATCTCTGATCAGAGCCATTTTGGTGGAAATACGGTATTAACAAGTACTGTTCAGGATGTTGCTCATCTTTATGTTGTCGCAGCTGAGAAGTTTGATAAAGGCGAGCTGCAGTCAGGGAATGCTTACTTTGATTTCCAAGATGGAGTTGTTTCAATGGGGGAATTTAGTCAGAATATAGATGAGTCGTTTCGAGAAAAAATACAGCGAGATATTGAAACTTATCAAAAGACAGGAAAGTTACCAAATGAAAAGTAG
- a CDS encoding ComZ family protein, translating to MDEKGMQFMQIAMKYLPEAKQLLDETGAELTAEHLQPFMSLLTKVMNEAYELGKQDALNSEEA from the coding sequence ATGGATGAAAAAGGTATGCAGTTCATGCAAATTGCAATGAAGTATCTTCCAGAGGCAAAGCAGCTCTTAGATGAAACAGGAGCAGAGCTTACCGCCGAACATCTTCAGCCGTTTATGTCATTGCTTACAAAAGTGATGAATGAAGCATATGAGCTTGGTAAACAAGATGCACTAAATTCTGAAGAAGCATAA
- a CDS encoding beta-ketoacyl-ACP synthase III codes for MNAGIIGMGRYLPEKILTNHDLEKMVDTSDEWIRTRTGIEQRRIVAENEKTSDMAYHASVRALEDAGITAEELDMIIVSTVTPDQPFPTVSCMIQERLGATRAAALDISAACAGFMYGVITAKQFIETNAYKNILVIGAETLSSITDWNDRNTAVLFGDGAGAAVIGPVSEGRGILSFELGADGTGGKHLYQKQKDFIFMNGREVFKFAVRQMGESAVNVIEKAGLSKEDVDFLVPHQANIRIMESARQRLDLPEEKMSKTVNLYGNTSAASIPISLVEELEQGKIKDDDVLVMVGFGGGLTWGAIAMRWGR; via the coding sequence ATGAATGCAGGAATAATTGGAATGGGGCGCTATTTACCAGAAAAAATCCTCACAAACCATGATCTTGAAAAAATGGTGGATACATCTGATGAATGGATTCGCACAAGAACAGGAATTGAACAGCGTAGAATTGTAGCAGAAAATGAAAAAACATCGGATATGGCTTATCATGCTTCAGTAAGAGCTCTAGAGGACGCAGGTATCACAGCGGAAGAGCTTGATATGATTATTGTATCAACTGTAACACCAGATCAGCCATTCCCAACAGTTTCTTGTATGATTCAAGAGCGACTTGGTGCAACTCGTGCAGCAGCGTTAGATATTAGTGCTGCTTGTGCAGGGTTTATGTACGGTGTGATTACTGCAAAACAATTTATTGAAACAAATGCGTACAAAAATATTCTTGTTATCGGAGCTGAGACGCTTTCCTCTATTACTGATTGGAATGATCGTAATACGGCTGTTTTGTTTGGAGATGGAGCAGGGGCAGCTGTGATTGGACCAGTATCAGAAGGAAGAGGAATTTTATCTTTTGAGCTTGGAGCAGATGGAACAGGCGGAAAACACCTTTATCAAAAACAAAAAGATTTTATTTTTATGAACGGTAGAGAAGTATTCAAATTCGCCGTTCGTCAAATGGGAGAATCTGCAGTAAATGTAATTGAAAAAGCAGGCTTATCAAAAGAAGATGTGGACTTTTTAGTTCCACACCAAGCAAATATTCGCATTATGGAATCTGCTCGTCAGCGTCTTGATCTTCCTGAGGAGAAGATGTCTAAGACTGTGAACCTTTACGGAAATACATCAGCAGCTTCTATTCCGATTTCTCTTGTTGAAGAGCTAGAACAAGGGAAGATTAAAGATGATGATGTGTTAGTTATGGTTGGTTTTGGCGGTGGATTAACATGGGGCGCGATTGCTATGCGTTGGGGAAGATAA
- the fabF gene encoding beta-ketoacyl-ACP synthase II, protein MKRRVVVTGVGALTPLGNDAKTSWENAIKGVSGIGELTRVDKEEFSAKVAAEVKDFEVEKYMDRREARKMDRFTQYAVAASLMAVEDAKLEITEEIAPNVGVWIGSGIGGMETFENQFTTLTEKGARRVSPFFVPMMIPDMAAGQVSIALGAKGFNSCTVTACATGTNSIGDAFKVIQRGDADAMVTGGTEAPITRMSLAGFCANKALSTNPDPKTACRPFDSDRDGFIMGEGAGILVLEELEHALARGAHIYAEIVGYGATGDAHHITAPAPGGEGGARAMRMALENAGLKPEDIDYINAHGTSTEYNDKYETMAIKEVFGEHAKKLAISSTKSMTGHLLGAAGGIEAIFSVKTIEDSIIPPTINYQTPDEDCDLDYVPNEARSQEVNAVLSNSLGFGGHNATLIFKKYQ, encoded by the coding sequence ATGAAACGTCGTGTTGTTGTTACGGGTGTTGGGGCTTTAACACCACTAGGGAATGATGCTAAAACATCATGGGAAAATGCTATTAAAGGTGTATCAGGAATTGGAGAACTAACAAGAGTTGATAAAGAAGAGTTCTCTGCAAAAGTAGCGGCGGAAGTAAAAGACTTTGAAGTTGAAAAATATATGGATCGTCGTGAAGCTCGAAAGATGGATCGCTTTACTCAATATGCTGTTGCTGCTTCACTTATGGCGGTTGAAGATGCAAAACTTGAAATTACAGAAGAGATTGCTCCAAACGTTGGAGTATGGATTGGTTCTGGTATCGGTGGAATGGAAACATTTGAAAACCAGTTCACAACATTAACAGAAAAAGGCGCGCGCCGTGTGAGTCCTTTCTTTGTACCAATGATGATTCCAGATATGGCAGCAGGCCAAGTATCAATTGCTCTTGGAGCAAAAGGATTTAACTCTTGTACTGTTACAGCTTGTGCTACAGGAACAAACTCTATTGGAGATGCATTCAAAGTTATTCAACGTGGTGATGCTGATGCAATGGTTACAGGAGGAACAGAAGCGCCAATTACAAGAATGTCACTAGCTGGTTTCTGTGCAAACAAAGCTTTATCAACAAATCCAGACCCAAAAACAGCTTGCCGTCCGTTTGATAGTGACCGCGATGGTTTTATCATGGGAGAAGGTGCTGGAATTCTTGTGCTAGAAGAGCTTGAGCATGCACTTGCTCGCGGTGCTCACATTTATGCTGAAATTGTTGGTTATGGTGCGACAGGAGATGCGCATCATATCACTGCTCCAGCTCCAGGCGGAGAAGGCGGAGCTCGCGCAATGCGTATGGCTCTCGAAAATGCAGGATTGAAACCTGAAGATATTGATTATATTAACGCACACGGTACAAGTACAGAGTATAACGATAAATATGAAACAATGGCAATTAAAGAAGTGTTTGGTGAACATGCTAAAAAACTTGCCATTAGCTCAACAAAATCAATGACAGGTCACTTACTTGGAGCTGCTGGTGGAATTGAAGCAATCTTTAGTGTAAAAACGATTGAAGATAGCATTATCCCACCAACAATTAACTATCAAACTCCTGATGAAGACTGTGATTTAGACTACGTACCAAATGAAGCTCGTTCTCAAGAAGTGAACGCAGTATTAAGTAACTCACTTGGTTTTGGTGGTCACAATGCAACTCTTATCTTTAAAAAATATCAATAA
- a CDS encoding DUF2268 domain-containing protein has protein sequence MQVMKMYEWEKEQVVSKLIPFFKGYDNQHILPLLQRNGMLPIPQWEKEKIRPIFSKEVLLCIKKTYKELQKEWEGPNVPLFLAPLDVMKKKMVRTQRGKSGLAFNDKVFLFLSESLPLKEIQAVLVHEYHHVCRLHKINKKEENYTLIDSIIMEGLAESAVQEYVGEDYVSSWTSYYTEKQAHHLFKKVIKPSLHVKRRERAHDQLLVGGGFMPRMVGYHVGFQIVQTLLSNQSYKMKDLFFLDGQSILEKSKWAEENFS, from the coding sequence ATGCAGGTTATGAAGATGTACGAATGGGAAAAGGAGCAAGTAGTTTCAAAGCTCATCCCTTTTTTTAAAGGATATGACAACCAGCACATCTTACCTCTTTTACAGAGGAATGGAATGCTTCCCATTCCTCAGTGGGAAAAGGAAAAGATACGTCCTATTTTTTCAAAAGAAGTGCTTTTATGTATTAAGAAAACGTATAAGGAATTGCAAAAAGAATGGGAAGGCCCAAACGTTCCTCTTTTTCTTGCACCACTAGACGTAATGAAGAAAAAAATGGTTCGCACTCAGCGTGGAAAATCAGGATTAGCCTTTAATGATAAGGTGTTTCTTTTCTTGAGCGAAAGTTTACCTTTAAAAGAGATTCAGGCAGTTCTTGTACACGAATATCACCACGTATGTCGATTACACAAAATAAATAAAAAAGAAGAAAACTATACACTCATTGATTCTATTATAATGGAAGGACTTGCAGAGTCTGCTGTTCAAGAATACGTTGGAGAAGACTATGTTTCTTCTTGGACTTCATACTATACAGAAAAACAGGCTCATCATCTGTTTAAAAAGGTAATTAAACCTTCTCTACATGTAAAAAGAAGAGAGCGAGCTCATGATCAATTGCTTGTTGGAGGGGGATTTATGCCAAGGATGGTTGGGTACCATGTTGGTTTTCAAATTGTTCAAACTCTACTTTCAAACCAATCTTACAAAATGAAGGATTTATTTTTTTTAGACGGGCAGAGCATACTAGAAAAGTCAAAGTGGGCTGAGGAAAACTTTTCATAA
- a CDS encoding YjbA family protein has translation MLYLHDVWVNWFEGEENGYNVCSFHEWRKEDTVELLDQAPLLKINSLLFDYIENDLAELPEQLLSDIYQKAYIRKNHERIQMDYCFIVTDGKNILAIDTMGYQIPIRKSRLIPRQEQIVYEMVKDENELFFQFDKEQLLKKEHHILSPSPILMNGLTRKERQLKQLLFMALDQLHTSKNTAQLRYWYTEWNPSEYEVIQTMAFNEVWERLYEETKEGWSGRHLLLCERLVKGQPFFEKLWEMEQESKVN, from the coding sequence ATGCTATATCTTCATGACGTATGGGTCAATTGGTTTGAGGGTGAAGAAAATGGTTACAATGTATGTTCATTTCATGAATGGAGAAAAGAAGATACTGTAGAGTTGTTAGATCAGGCTCCGCTTCTTAAAATTAATTCTCTGCTTTTTGATTACATTGAAAACGATTTAGCCGAGCTTCCAGAGCAGCTTCTATCTGATATCTATCAAAAAGCATATATCAGAAAAAATCATGAACGCATTCAAATGGACTATTGTTTTATTGTAACAGATGGAAAAAATATTTTAGCTATTGATACAATGGGATATCAAATTCCAATTCGCAAAAGTCGTCTTATTCCAAGGCAAGAGCAAATTGTTTATGAGATGGTGAAAGATGAAAATGAACTTTTCTTTCAATTCGATAAAGAGCAGCTCTTAAAAAAGGAACATCATATTTTATCGCCGTCTCCTATATTAATGAATGGCTTAACACGAAAAGAAAGACAGCTTAAGCAACTTCTTTTTATGGCTTTAGATCAATTACATACATCAAAGAATACAGCTCAGCTTCGCTACTGGTACACAGAGTGGAATCCAAGTGAGTATGAAGTAATTCAAACAATGGCTTTTAACGAAGTGTGGGAGCGACTTTACGAAGAAACAAAAGAAGGATGGTCAGGACGACACCTTTTACTATGTGAACGACTTGTAAAAGGACAGCCATTCTTTGAAAAACTGTGGGAAATGGAACAAGAATCAAAGGTAAATTAA
- the trpS gene encoding tryptophan--tRNA ligase — METIFSGIQPSGSVTLGNYIGAMKHFVDLQEEYNCYFCIVDQHAITVPQDRLALRKNIRSLAALYVSVGIDPTKSTLFIQSEVPAHTEAGWLLQCVAYIGELERMTQFKDKSAGKEAVSAGLLTYPPLMAADILLYGTDVVPVGEDQKQHIELTRDLAERFNRKHNDIFTIPEPRIPKVGARVMSLADPTRKMSKSDPNQKAFITLLDEPKQIEKKIKSAVTDSEGIVKYNREEKPGISNLLGIYSILGNKTIAELEAQYEGKNYGEFKSDLAQVVIDALAPIQKRYYELIDSKELDDILDQGAEKANKTANKMLRKMRNAMGIGRKR, encoded by the coding sequence ATGGAAACTATTTTTTCAGGCATTCAGCCGAGCGGTTCCGTTACATTAGGGAACTACATTGGAGCAATGAAACATTTTGTAGACTTACAAGAGGAGTATAACTGTTATTTTTGTATTGTTGATCAGCATGCAATTACAGTTCCTCAGGATCGTCTAGCACTGCGCAAAAATATCCGCAGTTTAGCAGCTCTTTACGTATCAGTGGGGATTGATCCAACAAAATCAACGCTGTTTATTCAATCAGAAGTTCCAGCACATACTGAAGCAGGATGGTTGCTACAATGCGTCGCTTATATTGGAGAACTTGAAAGAATGACACAGTTCAAAGATAAATCCGCTGGAAAAGAAGCCGTTTCTGCAGGACTACTCACATATCCGCCATTGATGGCTGCAGATATCTTACTTTATGGAACAGATGTTGTACCTGTTGGTGAAGACCAAAAGCAGCATATTGAATTAACACGTGATTTAGCAGAGCGGTTTAATAGAAAACACAATGATATCTTCACAATTCCAGAACCGCGTATTCCTAAAGTAGGTGCACGCGTTATGTCATTAGCAGATCCAACTAGAAAAATGAGCAAATCAGATCCAAACCAAAAAGCTTTTATTACGTTGCTTGATGAGCCAAAGCAAATTGAGAAAAAAATTAAAAGTGCTGTAACAGACTCAGAAGGAATCGTAAAATATAATCGCGAAGAAAAACCAGGCATTTCAAATTTACTTGGCATCTATTCTATCCTTGGGAATAAAACAATTGCAGAACTGGAAGCCCAATATGAAGGGAAAAACTACGGGGAGTTCAAAAGTGATTTAGCACAAGTCGTAATTGACGCTCTTGCTCCTATCCAGAAACGCTATTACGAACTTATTGATTCAAAAGAACTTGATGACATTTTAGATCAAGGTGCTGAAAAAGCGAACAAAACAGCAAATAAAATGCTTAGAAAAATGCGTAATGCAATGGGGATTGGACGCAAACGCTAA